The genome window GTGATGCTCGTCGTCCGGGCAGATCAGCGAAATGGCTTCGCCTTCGGCTTCCGCCCGACCCGTACGGCCAATGCGGTGAATGTAATCTTTAGGCGATCGGGGTAGTTCGAAGTTGATGACGTGTGGCAACAGCTGAATATCAATTCCTCTCGAAATCAGATCCGTAGCAACGAGTACGGTCAATCGGCCCGCTTTAAATTTGGTGAGCGCGTCCGTGCGGGCACCCTGCGTTTTTCCGCTGTGGATGGCAGCCGCCTGAATACCATTTTTATTCAGCTTGGTGACGACATTGTCGGCGGTTCGGGTGGAGGATACGAAGACCAGCACCTGCTTCATCTTACCCGTTTTGATCAGGTAGCGCAACAGGGGTCCTTTCCGTTCGGCGTCGACGCGATAGGCAACCTGCTTGATCAAGTCCAGATTTTGCTCCTCTTCGACAACCTCGATCGTCACCGGATTACGCAGCAGGTTCTGGTTGATCGTTTCGATGGCGTCGCCCAGCGTAGCCGAAAAAAGAATCGTCTGCCGTTTTTTCGGCAGCAGGTCAAATACCTGGTCCATCTCGTCGGCAAAACCAAGGTCCAGCATCTTATCCGCTTCGTCGAGCACCAGCAGTTCCACCGCCGACAGTTGTACAGCATTCGACGAAATCAAATCGAGCAACCGGCCTGGTGTAGCCACAACGATCTCGGCATCCCGTACCGCAATCATCTGGGGGTTAATGGATACGCCCCCGTATACGGCCAGTGTTTTGACCTGTCGGGGAATCGTCGCGCCAAACGTCTGAAATACCTCGGCGACCTGAACGGCTAGCTCGCGGGTGGGCACCAGCACCAGCACTTTGACGTCATTATTTTTAGGCAGTTGCCGACGCAGAAACAGTTCCAGAATCGGCAGCACGAAGCTGGCCGTCTTGCCGGAACCCGTTTTGGCAATTCCCAGAATATCTTTTCCCTGCAAAATGGCCGGAATGGCATCCTGCTGAATCGGATAAGGCTTTGTATACTGTTGAGCGTCTACTGCTTTCAATAGCGGCTTCGACAACCCGAGTGATGAAAATGGCATAGTAACGTACTGGTAAATCCGTGGATAGTCCCTGTCCAGATGCGTACAGGATCTGTCCACAAACGGACGGTTATTTTTTATTGATTAGCGAAAAAGGGCCTTCAAACCCACTCTTCGCTATTTCTTTTCTTTGGCAAGCCCTTTGCACCACTACTTGTCGTGCACACAACCAGCTTGCTGGCTTCTCTTAACCTTAGACGAATGCGTCCGAACGACTGAATCGATGGCAAGGAAACATTCCTTCATTCGATTGGGTCACCTGCCTCTCCTGGTGGTAGTCTTACGCATAGACCCGATCTACTCTGTGTTTTTCTAAGAACAGTAACCAGCAAATCCGATGTTCTCCCAAAAAAAATGCCCACACTGGCTGCTTCTGGCAGTCGGTACGCTACTTAGTCAGTTGCCGCTTCTGGCTCAGACCGATCACGCATCCTCAACGGCCCATTCCGGCCATCCCGACTCGACTGGTGCGTACTGGAAACTAAAAACCGATTACAAAACGCGAACGACCGGCATTCAGTTTTTCAACACGCAGCACCAGCTTATTTACGAAGAAAAACTACCCGGTCGCTACGTCAAACTGACCAAACGAACCGTTCGCGTTTTCGATGAGTTGCTGGATGGTTTGGCAAACCGCCGACTGCTGGACCCGCAAATCGAATCGCACGACTTACTGGCGAATAACCCGGCCCAGTTCGCCCGCCATTCGAAAACATCAGCGCATATTGCGGGTACTATAGCCAACAGCCCGGATCTGAACGAGTCAGTATTTACGGCAAATTCGGCGGTTACGGACCTGGGGAAACTGATACTGTACTGCACTAATCCTGACAAAGTTCCCGTTTATGTCACCCTATCCAGTGAGGATCAGCAAACGGACTTCTTCAATGAACGTAGTAAAGCCGTTGATTACACCCGCTATTTTGACATTAACCAGTTACCAGCGGGCACCTATCGGCTGAACATCAAACATCCAAA of Spirosoma agri contains these proteins:
- a CDS encoding DEAD/DEAH box helicase → MPFSSLGLSKPLLKAVDAQQYTKPYPIQQDAIPAILQGKDILGIAKTGSGKTASFVLPILELFLRRQLPKNNDVKVLVLVPTRELAVQVAEVFQTFGATIPRQVKTLAVYGGVSINPQMIAVRDAEIVVATPGRLLDLISSNAVQLSAVELLVLDEADKMLDLGFADEMDQVFDLLPKKRQTILFSATLGDAIETINQNLLRNPVTIEVVEEEQNLDLIKQVAYRVDAERKGPLLRYLIKTGKMKQVLVFVSSTRTADNVVTKLNKNGIQAAAIHSGKTQGARTDALTKFKAGRLTVLVATDLISRGIDIQLLPHVINFELPRSPKDYIHRIGRTGRAEAEGEAISLICPDDEHHFRIIQKKMGKRVELLETAELDLLKY